The following are encoded in a window of Nitrospira sp. genomic DNA:
- the pglX gene encoding BREX-1 system adenine-specific DNA-methyltransferase PglX: MNRTKLKTYAPQARRDFIQAVTDRAAFYGLTEKKIEPITENGDVAIIGGRAFPRAIASKRKALEERIAQYGFGQTMDAIAYTWFNRLVAIRYMELHGYLDHGYRVLTHPDASKSIPEILEQAEHLDLPGLDKHKVIELKLEGSKEAELYRMLLLAQCNALYKTMPFLFEWIDDETELLLPDNLLHTDSLIRKLVGEIDENDWQEVEIIGWLYQFYIAERKDEVMARKSAVPTEDIPAVTQLFTPHWIVRYLVENSLGRLWLLNRPGSRLREQMPYYIEGETETDFLKITKPEDIRLLDPACGSGHMLTYAFDLLFRIYEEEGYVPNEIPALILKHNLYGLEICPRAAQLAELALVFKAREKSRRFFQPSTLVQPHILALQDIRFDEGELRDYIAALELGTLFNEPMLKLLHQFEQATTFGSLIQPCLDEQNITFARQAMKTKDLGGQLFLRETHGKVLRVLEQAEMLCQRYHVVVANPPYMGGGAMNPLLKEYVKKHLTLSKQDLMTCFMQRATTLAVPFGTIAVINLPSWLFLSSFEAFRIYLIANETISSLLHLGRGIFGSDFGTVAFVLKNCPANGRKGIYRRLFERHVEVDSVNEIEAKFLNQSFGRFVADQRDFLQIPGAPIAYWVTPAVRHIFATATPLKDIAKPRQGLATTNNSAFLRMWYEPALERIGFEMTSENEAEQSRQKWFPLQKGGSFRKWYGNNEYVLNYERRGQTICDYIDNTPGVRVGSNGRVINRQFYFREAITWSSLSISALSMRYMGKGYIFETKGSACFCDDRLLLMELLGYANSTLVNQFLQALSPTLDFHEGPIGNLPVIPIRSHAQQNLVAECISISRADWDNFETSWDFRDQPLLRPGMKGATLEASWRNWAAHSTAAIRRMKELETENNRLFIDAYGLADELTPEVPEDQITLARADQRKDMAGFLSYAVGCMMGRYSLDKPGLILANASDSLREFLAKVGRSQDQLTFAPDEDGIIPVLDGEWFEDDIVARVHAFLRAAFAETTLEVNLGFIEESLGKDLRKYFLADFYKDHLKTYKKRPIYWLFSSGKERAFQCLVYLHRYQDGTLARMRTEYVIPLQGKMAARIEQLASETQKASSTSQRKTLEKERDKLLKHQTELRAFDEKLRHYADQRIALDLDDGVKVNYGKFGDLLAEVKAVTGGTDED, encoded by the coding sequence ATGAACCGCACCAAGCTCAAGACCTACGCCCCACAAGCTCGCCGGGATTTCATCCAGGCTGTCACAGATCGCGCTGCCTTCTATGGTCTGACTGAGAAGAAGATCGAACCCATCACCGAGAACGGCGACGTGGCTATTATCGGTGGCCGCGCCTTTCCTCGCGCTATTGCGAGCAAACGCAAAGCCTTGGAAGAACGGATTGCCCAATACGGCTTCGGGCAGACCATGGACGCAATTGCCTACACCTGGTTTAACCGCTTGGTCGCTATCCGGTACATGGAACTGCATGGGTATCTTGACCATGGCTACCGGGTACTGACCCATCCCGACGCATCGAAGTCGATTCCTGAGATCCTCGAACAGGCCGAACATCTCGATCTGCCGGGCTTGGACAAGCACAAGGTTATTGAGCTGAAATTGGAAGGCAGCAAAGAAGCTGAGCTGTACCGGATGCTGCTACTCGCTCAGTGCAACGCGTTGTACAAGACGATGCCGTTTCTCTTTGAGTGGATCGACGACGAAACAGAACTCCTCTTGCCCGATAACCTGCTCCACACAGACTCGCTGATCCGCAAGCTCGTCGGCGAGATCGACGAAAACGACTGGCAGGAGGTCGAGATCATCGGCTGGCTCTACCAGTTCTACATCGCCGAGCGCAAAGACGAAGTTATGGCCCGCAAGAGCGCCGTGCCGACGGAAGACATTCCGGCCGTCACCCAGCTCTTCACCCCGCATTGGATTGTCCGTTACCTTGTCGAGAACTCGCTCGGCCGCCTCTGGCTGCTGAACCGCCCCGGCTCCCGGCTTCGTGAGCAGATGCCCTACTATATCGAGGGGGAAACTGAGACCGACTTCCTCAAGATCACCAAGCCTGAGGACATCCGCCTGTTAGACCCCGCGTGCGGAAGCGGGCACATGCTCACCTATGCCTTCGACCTGCTCTTCCGTATCTACGAGGAAGAAGGCTACGTGCCAAACGAGATTCCTGCGCTCATCCTGAAGCACAATCTCTATGGTCTGGAAATCTGCCCCCGCGCGGCGCAGCTCGCCGAGCTGGCCCTCGTCTTCAAGGCCCGGGAAAAATCACGGCGCTTCTTTCAGCCCAGCACTCTTGTTCAGCCCCACATTCTTGCATTGCAAGACATCCGCTTCGACGAAGGCGAACTCCGCGACTACATCGCAGCGCTCGAACTCGGCACTCTCTTTAATGAGCCCATGCTGAAACTCCTACATCAGTTCGAGCAAGCCACCACCTTTGGTTCGCTCATTCAGCCCTGCCTGGACGAACAGAACATCACCTTTGCCCGTCAGGCCATGAAGACCAAAGACCTCGGCGGCCAGCTCTTTCTCCGTGAGACTCACGGCAAAGTCCTCCGCGTCTTGGAACAGGCGGAGATGTTGTGCCAGAGGTATCACGTTGTCGTGGCCAATCCGCCATATATGGGCGGGGGAGCGATGAATCCTCTTCTCAAAGAATATGTGAAGAAACATCTGACTTTGAGTAAACAAGACCTAATGACGTGCTTTATGCAGCGGGCAACAACGTTGGCAGTCCCCTTTGGCACGATAGCAGTAATTAATCTTCCCTCTTGGCTTTTTCTTTCTTCTTTTGAAGCCTTCAGAATCTACCTCATAGCAAATGAGACCATCTCCAGTTTGCTACATCTTGGGCGCGGTATATTCGGCTCAGATTTCGGGACGGTTGCGTTTGTGCTCAAGAATTGCCCGGCAAACGGACGCAAGGGGATTTATCGAAGGCTTTTTGAACGGCATGTTGAGGTCGATTCAGTGAATGAAATAGAGGCTAAGTTTCTGAATCAATCCTTCGGCAGGTTTGTTGCCGATCAAAGAGACTTTCTACAAATCCCTGGTGCGCCCATTGCCTATTGGGTCACTCCTGCAGTCAGGCATATTTTTGCTACTGCCACTCCATTGAAGGACATTGCAAAGCCAAGACAAGGTTTGGCTACGACCAACAATTCTGCGTTTCTAAGAATGTGGTATGAGCCGGCACTTGAGCGAATTGGATTTGAAATGACGTCTGAGAATGAGGCGGAGCAAAGCAGGCAAAAGTGGTTTCCTCTCCAGAAAGGAGGATCATTTCGGAAATGGTATGGGAATAACGAATATGTGCTGAATTATGAGCGCCGGGGGCAAACCATCTGTGACTATATCGACAACACACCTGGGGTGCGAGTTGGTTCCAATGGAAGAGTAATCAACCGACAATTTTACTTTCGAGAAGCAATCACCTGGTCGAGTCTCTCAATTTCGGCGCTTTCAATGCGCTATATGGGCAAAGGCTACATCTTCGAAACAAAAGGTTCTGCCTGTTTCTGTGATGACAGACTACTCTTGATGGAACTCCTCGGATACGCCAACAGTACTTTGGTAAATCAGTTTTTGCAGGCTCTATCTCCAACACTGGATTTCCACGAAGGGCCGATAGGCAATTTGCCGGTCATCCCGATTAGGTCTCATGCTCAGCAGAATCTTGTCGCTGAGTGTATTTCCATCTCCCGCGCCGACTGGGACAATTTCGAGACCTCCTGGGACTTCCGCGACCAGCCGCTGCTGCGGCCGGGGATGAAAGGCGCAACGCTGGAGGCGAGTTGGCGGAATTGGGCGGCGCATAGCACCGCCGCCATTCGTCGAATGAAGGAGCTGGAGACGGAAAACAACCGGCTCTTCATCGATGCCTACGGTCTCGCGGATGAGCTGACGCCAGAAGTCCCAGAGGACCAGATCACTCTCGCCCGCGCTGACCAGCGCAAGGACATGGCCGGCTTCCTCTCTTATGCCGTTGGCTGCATGATGGGCCGCTATTCGCTTGACAAGCCTGGACTCATCCTCGCTAACGCCAGCGACTCCCTGCGTGAGTTTCTAGCCAAAGTGGGACGGTCGCAGGATCAGCTCACCTTCGCCCCCGACGAGGACGGCATCATCCCCGTGCTCGATGGCGAGTGGTTCGAGGACGACATCGTGGCCCGTGTACATGCTTTTCTGCGAGCTGCCTTCGCTGAGACTACACTGGAAGTAAATCTAGGCTTTATTGAGGAATCGCTGGGCAAAGATCTGCGCAAATACTTCCTTGCCGACTTCTACAAGGACCACCTCAAAACCTACAAGAAGCGTCCGATCTACTGGCTGTTCTCCAGCGGCAAGGAGCGCGCGTTCCAATGCCTCGTCTATTTGCACCGGTATCAAGACGGCACGCTGGCCCGTATGCGCACGGAATATGTCATTCCGTTGCAAGGCAAAATGGCCGCTCGGATTGAACAACTGGCTTCCGAGACCCAGAAGGCATCTTCCACTTCCCAACGTAAGACACTGGAAAAGGAACGAGACAAGCTTCTGAAGCACCAAACTGAACTCCGGGCATTTGACGAGAAGCTGCGGCACTATGCCGATCAGCGGATCGCATTGGACCTCGACGACGGGGTGAAGGTCAATTATGGGAAGTTTGGCGATCTCCTCGCCGAGGTCAAAGCCGTGACAGGCGGAACGGACGAGGACTGA